Genomic segment of Falco peregrinus isolate bFalPer1 chromosome 5, bFalPer1.pri, whole genome shotgun sequence:
GCCGGGAAGGGGACAGCGCACAGCCCCACACTGGTATGCAGAGCCCAGGTACAAGGGCACATgccccccctcgcccccagGGTCCCAGCCTGCCCACACACAGCAAGCAGAGACTCACCTCGTTGCGATTGTCCACGACCACCAAGTGCCGCAGTCCCAAGGCTCGGAAGAGTTTGAACACTCGTGGCAGAGACGCCTCCTGCAAGGCAGAATGGGGCCGTGTCACCCCTGCTGGAACCCACTGCCTATCCATGACCCCCGGGATGCCGGGGTGCAGAGGGGTCCCCGACCATTACCTGAGGCACGGTGTAGGGCGAGGGGTTCATGAACTCGCTGAGGTCAATCATGCACTCGCGCTCATCCTGGGAGACATGGATGGATTGGATGGGGGGGAAGCGTGGGTAGGCATCCCGAAAATCCTTCAGTTTCAGCCGTCGCTGCACCAGGCTAAGGTTGGCTCTTTCTACAAAAACCTTGGGAGGAAAGAGACCATTGGGGTCTGTCCCACAGCACCAACATGCACCAGGGTTAGGGCAatgcacagggacagggagggaaagagggtAGGAGCACAGGGGAGATGCACTATCTGCAGAAGAATAGCCTGTTTCCCATTCGGGGTTTGTGAGCCCAGTGGGGTGCAGGATGATGCTGGGGTAACCctaacacagcacagcagcccccaccATCTCCTTGGGTGAGCAGAGCGTGATGACAGGgaccccctgccagcccctcctgagcaaggcaggcagcaagggGCCTGAGGCAGCAGTAGGACAGGGGCACCAGGGCTCAGACATGGCTCAAAGAGCCTCCATGCAGCATCACCCACCTTGTGCTTCAGCAGGACGATGAGCTGGGAACGTAGGATCAAACCCCGCAGTCCTGCCACCTGCAACAGAGCACCAGGCATGAGATGGGGCAAGGGTCCCACACTACAGCCACCCCTTGTGGGGCCAACCCCCAGCTGCATCGTCCTGCAAGCAGTGCCTGGCCCACCTGGGTGGCATCAGGGTTGCTCTCCACCACTGGGAAGCCATTGTGGTTGGAGGAGGTGTCACTGAGGATGTCCACAACCGTGCCCACTCGCTCGATCCTCCGCAGGCAGGTGACAGGAGTGCTCATGACCTCCCTGCAGGGAAGGCTCAGTGTGAGACAGCTCCATGGCAACATGTCCCAAACATCCCCCACAACACACACACCTCCACAGCCCTGATGTCTCCTCTGTCCCCAGAACCTGCCAGGGACATGGGGAGGGCATGCACTGCAGGCCACGCTCCCTGCcagggaaggagctgagctggTTGCACCAGGGGACAGCACACTCCTGGGACTGAAGTGTGTCACCACCTCCATTTCCAGCTCAGGCCAACAGCAGGGTCCAAAACCTGCTGCCCTAGGAGTGTCCCACAGCCCACTTACCTGGCCGTGAGGGAGTGGGATGTCACCGGGGCCTCCCAGTGCAGGAAGGGCACGCTCTGCAGCTGGATGTGCATGTCATAGAGCCCCTGCAACGAGAGCAGAGCCATCAGAAGCCACCTAGTGACATGCTGAGGGGTACAGCCAAGCATCAGCTCACCTCTGAGGAAGCACACGCTTGTCCTGGCCCCCCCACGGCTCCCCGACACCACCAACCCTGACCCACAGCCTCTTGCTCTGTCCTGGTGAGCACACCAGCCCTCACCTCCACGAAGTAGTCTCCCACAATCTTTGCCGTCATTAGCACCAGCATGATGGGGAAGCCATAGGTGACATTGCCTGTTGCCTCCATCATGATGACCGTGAGACTCAGCGTCATCCGCACTATTCCACCTGCGAGAGACACCCaaggggtttgggggtttaGGAGGGCAGGGAAATGCAGGATGAGGGGACAGCAGAACACCTGAGGCCCAAGTCTCTGCACAGCGATACAGGACCAACCACACAGGCAGGGGAGCCTTGGACAAGTCCAGCCCCGACTAGTGCCCCAGCGCTGCCTGTGCTTGGCAGGGTCATTCAGAAACCAACAGCTAGGCTGGGcttcagctggggaagaagctgCGCAGGGAAGCAGGGACTGCTTTTTCCCATGCCAACTCCACCCCGATACGATCAGAAGGTGGCCAAGACTGTGCTGTGGGGAACTcacccagctgtgcagcagctcccaTCAGGGCATACTTCCCGGGGTCAGCCCAGATCtgagcagaggagagagaaggagccgagtcagctgctggctgcaaggcATCCAGTGACAGCGAGCAGCGCCCTGGCCCCCCAAACCCCCCTCCAAAGCGGAAGGAGCACCTgaggctgcctgcacagcccagctgctggcagggctccgTCGGGAATTTGAAAAGGCCAGACCCAGCTCAGGAATACATCACATAAGGAGCCCAACCCACTCCAGACTTCTGTACCAAGCTCTTAGCCACCTCCATGCATGCCGCCTGCACATCCCACCTGCCCAGCAGTGAGGGAGGAGGGCTGGGTGCCACCActcccaccacccagcaccccgTCCCACCAAGGACGCACCGAGCCTTTGGTCAGGTAGGACAGGGAGATGCCAAAGAGCCTCCCCCAGGCAGCGCCGATCAGCAGGGAGGGGATGAAAACCCCTGCAGACACCGTGAGGCCGTAGGTCCAGCAGGCCAGGAAGAAATACATCAGTGTGAACATACCCAGTGTCATGGGATTGTAGGAACCTGAGGTGGAGAGAGAATGGAGAGTCAGTGCCAGTCCCGCAGCCCAAAGGGCAGTGCGACAGGCTGTGGCCATGgcagagcagacagcagcagccccacaaCACACTCCCAGCAGTAAAAGCCCCTCTCATCGGGTCCActtgctgccctggcagcacaAGCCTTTCAAACCAGCTCTTTAAGTTGTTTCTGCCCCCTCAagggccctgccagccacccAGTGCCATCCCAAGCCCTCCTGTCCCACCAAGTCCAGCACACGCCTTTCCTCCATCTCATGACCCACAGTGACCCAGCCCCTTCCAGCCCCGTGGTTCCCAGCCTCCTGCAAGGCAGCCTGACGGGATTCAAAGCCCTGAGGGACCACCAGTGCTGGAGGACAAGGTCAGGaggacagaggtgctggtgagCTGGCAGGGGGCCTACCGCCAGCTTTGGGATCAGCTCAGTAGAGCAGGTCCTGCAGACCCCCTCCTGTCCCACAGCTCCCACGGCTGCTCTGGCTGGTCCCAATCCATCCCATGACGAAAGCTGTGCCATCAGAGCCAGACCCTGCTGTCTTCAGGACTCAGCCTGCTGCTATTTTAAGATAGTTGAGCAACTCAGTCTAGTTTAAACGAGGACTTTGCAAGCTCTCCTTCACAGGGAGGTCAATGGACCAAAGCCCTGAGCCAGGGAGGGCCCAGCATCgcagagagcagccctgagacACAGGACAGTCATCACTTGGCTTCAGCTGGCCAAGCTGTACTCTGTGCTGAGGGTCTAGAGATTTGGAGctgtctgctccctgcccaCGTGCAGCTGTGCACCAAactcagagcagcaggcagagggcacGCCATCATTACTCCAGGTCCAAGGGAAGTGGGAGCCAAATTGCACTTCTCAAGCAAATCCAAACCCCAAGATCCACTTCCTCAACCTGCCCAGAAGGTAAAGTCATTCTGGGGCAAGAGGCCCTGCTAATTAAGAAAACAGCCAGGGATATTGCCAAGACAGACTTCAGAGAGCCAGCGAGGGTCAGACCTGCTCCCACACAACTCAGAAGTGACAGCTTGCAAATGTGCATAAACAAAACCACGTCCTTGTCCACAGGCTCCCGAGACCACAGCCCTTTGGCTGAGCTCCTAGCTGCCATGAGGCACAGCAcccattcctcctccttccaccaccacagcaggaaAGGAGCAGGTACAGTACTTTGCTGGATCCCATCATGCCCTCATGGGGCCATACCGGTCATCCCCTGTCTTGTCCCCCAAGTGGCCAGGGAACAGGTCAGCCACCTCGTGCGAGCCCAGCCCCACTCTGCTCATGTTCAAGGACCTACTTGCCAGGCACACGGACCTGGAGGGTCGTGGAAGAGGTTCACGACGCTCTTCTCAGGTGTGTTGAAGAAGGCAGTGGCCATGGAGTTGTACTCTCCATCAGCGCAGAAAAGCTGAgggtgaagaaaagagaagtggCAGATGTGGGCTGCCCGCAGTGAGGaaggctgccaggctggggggggtaTGTGCTGGCGAGGCAGCGGCTCTGGGCGGCAAGCACAGCGGCACCACGCCAGGgttgccagctctgcctgcagtgaGGGCACTGACTGCAAGGTCCAGTGCCACAAAACCCAGCACGGTCTCATCTCCCTGCTCATCCACCAGCCTCCGCCCAGGCTCGGGGTGCCCTCCATGCCGGGGGGCTGTTCTCCAGCATCTCCTACCTGCAGAGGATATGCCACCGTGCTCCCCTGAATGGGCTGACAGTCTCTCGAGCAGTAAATCATGACAAACCCCACAGTCGCCGtcactgctgccaccagcatGGCCTCGACCACCTGGAGGCAGGGCCGGTGGATGTACCTGCGAAGGGAGCAGAGGAGCGAGGGTGGCACCCAGGGGCATGGGCAGGATCACCCACAGCCTGGCTTGCCACATCACTTTGGGCAGACAGAcaggctg
This window contains:
- the CLCN7 gene encoding H(+)/Cl(-) exchange transporter 7 isoform X2, which encodes MIGIFTGLIACFIDIVVENLAGLKYRVVKGNIDKFTEKGGLSFSLLLWATLNASVVMVGSVIVAFIEPVAAGSGIPQIKCYLNGVKIPHVVRLKTLVIKVCGVILSVVGGLAVGKEGPMIHSGAVIAAGISQGRSTSLKRDFKIFEYFRRDTEKRDFVSAGAAAGVSAAFGAPVGGVLFSLEEGASFWNQFLTWRIFFASMISTFTLNSVLSVYHGNAWDLSSPGLINFGRFDNEKMGYTIQEIPIFIFMGVVGGILGALFNALNYWLTMFRIRYIHRPCLQVVEAMLVAAVTATVGFVMIYCSRDCQPIQGSTVAYPLQLFCADGEYNSMATAFFNTPEKSVVNLFHDPPGSYNPMTLGMFTLMYFFLACWTYGLTVSAGVFIPSLLIGAAWGRLFGISLSYLTKGSIWADPGKYALMGAAAQLGGIVRMTLSLTVIMMEATGNVTYGFPIMLVLMTAKIVGDYFVEGLYDMHIQLQSVPFLHWEAPVTSHSLTAREVMSTPVTCLRRIERVGTVVDILSDTSSNHNGFPVVESNPDATQVAGLRGLILRSQLIVLLKHKVFVERANLSLVQRRLKLKDFRDAYPRFPPIQSIHVSQDERECMIDLSEFMNPSPYTVPQEASLPRVFKLFRALGLRHLVVVDNRNEVVGMVTRKDLARYRLGKEGLEELSLAQT